A genomic stretch from Telopea speciosissima isolate NSW1024214 ecotype Mountain lineage chromosome 7, Tspe_v1, whole genome shotgun sequence includes:
- the LOC122668177 gene encoding pentatricopeptide repeat-containing protein At1g62910-like: protein MGSWSSLSPSLPLRPVLSSLSSSFSSKAAKTHPRASVVKLLKNSAEDDGCNKSSSTGTSISVEEAFRRYHQMVHSQPFPKIVAFNQLFVRVARCKHYLTVISMYKNMFSLQIQPDILTLNILLNCFCGLNRTDFGFSVFGIILKLGFQPDIVTLTTLLKGLCTVDKIAEAKELFYKIVKEGYLGNVITYGTIINGLCKTGNTCEALEMFRTMELKGKCKPDVTMYTAIIDGLCKDGMVNEALNLFLDMVGKHISPNVVTYSSLIHAFCNLGMWKEASNLIHEMLNHGVSPDVITFNIMIDGLCKEGRAVEANKLFELMLQRGLKPDVVTLSSLIHGLCNAGQLRKATGLLKKMLGLGISPDVVTFSILINGLCKVKKTAEAHKLFELMLQRGQKPDVVTFSSLIHGACNSGQWDEAIGWLNKMLGLGVSPNVVTLNILIDGLFKARRTAEAHKLFELMLQRGQKPDVITFSSLIHGLCNSGQWEESTGWLNKMLGLGVSPNVVTFNIMIDGLCKDGRIAEAHKLFELMLQRGQKPDVVIFSSMIHGLCNSGQSEEAVGLLNKMLGLGISPDIVTLSILVFGVDNSGKWKEITKLLTELLD from the coding sequence ATGGGTAGTTGGTCTTCTCTTAGCCCTTCTCTTCCGCTACGTCCGGTTctttcatctctttcttcttctttttcttctaaagcTGCAAAAACACATCCTCGAGCAAGTGTTGTCAAATTGTTGAAAAACTCTGCAGAAGATGATGGATGCAACAAGTCAAGTAGTACAGGCACCTCCATTAGTGTTGAGGAAGCATTCCGCCGATACCACCAAATGGTTCACTCACAACCCTTTCCAAAAATCGTCGCTTTCAATCAACTATTTGTGAGAGTTGCCAGATGCAAACACTATTTGACTGTGATCTCTATGTACaaaaatatgttttctttgCAAATACAGCCAGATATCTTGACTCTGAACATCTTACTCAACTGTTTCTGTGGGTTGAATCGGACAGATTTCGGCTTCTCTGTCTTTGGGATCATCCTGAAACTTGGCTTCCAGCCAGATATTGTCACATTGACTACTCTACTTAAGGGGCTCTGCACGGTGGATAAAATTGCAGAGGCTAAAGAGTTGTTCTACAAAATAGTTAAAGAAGGGTATCTTGGTAATGTAATCACGTACGGAACCATAATCAATGGGCTCTGCAAGACTGGAAACACTTGTGAGGCTCTTGAAATGTTTAGGACAATGGAACTCAAGGGTAAATGTAAGCCTGATGTTACCATGTATACTGCAATCATCGATGGCCTTTGCAAAGATGGAATGGTAAATGAGGCACTGAACCTTTTCCTTGATATGGTCGGGAAACACATCTCCCCTAATGTTGTTACCTACAGTAGTTTGATTCATGCATTTTGCAATTTAGGTATGTGGAAAGAAGCTTCAAATTTGATCCATGAAATGTTGAACCATGGAGTATCACCAGATGTCATTACCTTCAACATTATGATAGATGGTCTTTGCAAAGAAGGAAGGGCTGTTGAAGCCAATAAATTGTTTGAATTGATGCTTCAAAGAGGACTAAAGCCTGATGTTGTCACTTTAAGCTCTTTGATTCATGGCCTATGCAATGCTGGCCAATTAAGAAAAGCCACTGGGTTGCTGAAGAAAATGTTGGGTTTAGGAATCTCTCCTGATGTCGTGACTTTCAGCATTCTGATAAATGGTCTTTGCAAAGTCAAAAAGACTGCTGAGGCACATAAGTTGTTTGAATTGATGCTTCAAAGAGGACAGAAGCCCGATGTCGTCACTTTCAGCTCTTTGATTCATGGCGCATGCAATTCTGGCCAATGGGACGAAGCCATTGGATGGCTAAATAAAATGTTGGGACTAGGAGTCTCTCCTAATGTCGTGACTCTCAACATTCTGATAGATGGTCTTTTCAAAGCCAGAAGGACCGCCGAAGCACATAAGTTGTTTGAATTGATGCTTCAAAGAGGACAGAAGCCCGATGTCATCACTTTCAGCTCTTTGATTCATGGCCTATGCAATTCTGGCCAATGGGAAGAATCCACTGGATGGCTAAATAAAATGTTGGGACTAGGAGTCTCTCCTAATGTTGTGACTTTCAACATTATGATAGACGGTCTTTGCAAAGATGGAAGGATTGCAGAAGCACATAAGTTGTTTGAATTGATGCTTCAAAGAGGACAGAAGCCCGATGTTGTCATTTTCAGCTCTATGATTCATGGCTTATGCAATTCTGGCCAATCAGAAGAAGCCGTTGGATTGCTAAACAAAATGTTAGGTTTAGGAATCTCTCCTGATATCGTGACCTTAAGTATTTTGGTTTTTGGTGTAGACAATTCTGGCAAGTGGAAAGAAATCACTAAATTGTTGACTGAATTGTTGGATTAA
- the LOC122667783 gene encoding putative methyltransferase DDB_G0268948, protein MAVSYEPETYVNARPTYPSEWYSKLAALTPNRTLAWDAGTGNGQAAIGVAEHYEQVIATDVSEGQIKHAIPHPKVRYVHTPLSMSEDELVSLIGGEGSVDLVTVAEAIHWFDLRRFYSLVNRVLKKPEGIIAVWGYKNFTINPVFDSIMNRFIETASPFFNRNILYIKDSYATLPFPFENVGIGSEGNPLMLDLSQELSFEGVLNWLSSWSAVNTAKELGVDLLTEVVVKEFESAWGSDQSNLTRTVNRKAFMIAGKPRI, encoded by the exons ATGGCTGTTTCTTACGAGCCGGAGACATACGTGAACGCAAGGCCAACGTATCCCAGCGAATGGTACTCAAAGCTTGCGGCGCTTACCCCTAATCGGACCTTGGCTTGGGATGCCGGCACCGGCAATGGCCAAGCAGCAATTGGG GTTGCTGAGCACTATGAACAAGTAATTGCAACTGATGTCAGTGAAGGCCAAATAAAGCATGCAATACCACACCCAAAGGTTCGTTATGTTCATACCCCACTCTCCATGTCTGAAGATGAATTGGTATCACTGATAGGAGGTGAAGGGTCAGTTGATCTGGTCACTGTGGCTGAAGCTATACATTGGTTTGATCTACGAAGGTTTTATTCTCTTGTTAATCGCGTATTAAAAAAACCCGAAGGTATAATCGCTGTTTGGGGTTACAAGAACTTCACCATAAATCCGGTTTTCGATTCAATCATGAATCGTTTCATTGAGACTGCTAGTCCTTTCTTCAATCGAAACATTCTTTACATAAAAGATTCCTATGCCACACTTCCTTTTCCATTCGAAAATGTCGGTATCGGATCAGAAGGTAATCCATTGATGCTTGATTTATCTCAAGAGTTGTCATTTGAAGGGGTATTGAACTGGTTAAGCTCATGGTCTGCAGTCAATACAGCTAAAGAACTTGGTGTTGATTTGTTAACTGAAGTTGTGGTTAAAGAGTTTGAGAGTGCATGGGGTAGTGATCAGTCTAATTTGACAAGAACAGTGAACCGCAAGGCTTTTATGATTGCAGGAAAACCAAGGATTTAA